CACGCTACACAGTCCTTCTGTGTACCTTGACGACAGCCACCTAAACAGGATCTGTGACAACGAGAACATAGCATCTTGTTCTCATCTTTATAAGACAAATAGTAGCCAGCATCACAATCCATACAATACTCTCCGGTATATCCCGGATCACACAAACAGGTCCCATTTCCTTTTCTAGTACCATCACCTCGGCATTTACCATTTCCATTGCAGATATTGGCATGGTCACCAGGACATGGAGTACAGTCCTTACCATAATGATGTTCAGGGCAACAAACTTGTATTTTATCTATACACAAGTATGTAAATAAGTCAGCTGACTCATCGGGGTCTTGTGTCCACCATTCCTCAATAAATTCCTCGGCTTTTTCAGCCATATGGTGACATTGTACTGCATGTTTCTTCTCATCTTTGCATACTCCGTCTTGTATATCTATAAGACGCATTTCACTTCGCTTGTACGATTTTTTCAACTTTTCCTCCTCCCATGCTGCATCACCACCTTCATATTTTCCTCTAGATGTCCGTTCTAAGCCTCTCTTAAAAGATTCTATGAACAACTTGCACGCTTGGCAATCGCCGAGGTTCTTCGACTGGGTAAGTATGCCCGGGTTAATGATAGGTGCGTGTAAATTACCACAAGCCAAATTAACAAATGATAACACAAAGAAGTATCCACATAAATTGCCAAATTCCATGATGAAAATAAACCTGAAAATAACAAGTtcctatataatttaaagacgAATAATTCAATGGAATAATTAAACGAATTTTTTGCACGTACACGAAATTCCGATAGctattgattatttaattatctattcaaaaataacactaaatAACCTCGCGAATCACACAgtcacttttattaaatataaaatgatatttttcgGCGTCGGCATCCAATAAATATACGAAATACTGACGTGTTTTTTCGGTACTCGCTACAAACTTgacgtttattttaagatcAGCTGTGAGTTTGACAGTGCGCCATTTCAAATACGTTCCGTTTTGCAAGCAAATGCAAAccggtttaaatttaaaaaaaggatatatttattattttaaaaataagaaatcaaCTTTGCTGATTTCATGTAATGTAATATagttaaatcttaattaaggataaaaatgttttactgtgtaaagtttataattatttgaatagaaGTGTAATAACCCAGCGAAAATTAAATGCTAATGACCCTGATATCCTTATTCgaactaaattaattctagctatataaaaaaggaaagatCTAATCCTCAAGTTATATAAAAGGCTTGTCCGTTTGTCTCCTACACACAACGCCTACTATCATTGGATAATGTTATACGTGGGTTTgactatgaaattaaaaaaaacaactgtctcaaaataacatgtttccgtttttaatattattttattgatttaaccTGTTTTGTGATACTTTAAAGTACACTACACAGTCTTTAAGAACACTTCTAGCTCATGAGCGTGATTGCTTatcattttgttatataatggTCCTAAgacataaatttattcttttaaaatatgtgcACAGCAAAGTAAAGCTTCTTGTGTAGTGAAAGCAGGAAATTGCATAGGTGGAATTGTGTTGCTTGCACGTGCCCGCCATTAAGTAAGTCACtctaatagaattaaaaataacttagtacTTTAAagttatcgttttttttttcaataccaATTATTCGTCTTGCTTGAATATAAGTTGctctatatattttagatgttttaaatatttaattaataaataaaaaatttaaataatgtaatttttcaaatggCCTCATTCAATAGAGGGTTATTTTAGACaacacaattattaaaaaaaaacttttatttaaatgaaagtttTAGATTAAAGGCTTcatgtaaataacaaaaaaacatttatgtatttataaggTGCATTCAAAAGAGAATGTCAGGCTTATAaaatcctttttattttttaaggcCCTGAATACAAGAAATGAATACGAGCGAATTGAAATGAATGGTATAAAGCTGAAGAGCTTGAAGTACTATTATTCATTACCCGCACAATGCACTGATAGGGATCGTGCGATTTGTATCGTGGCCATTATCGATCATACTGATCACGCCCCACACTTTACATGCcacgatttttttatacaaatgatAACTTAATACTGCAGATGCTGGGACTCGAGAGCTTTCGATGcatttactttctttttattgtgACTTTGAATCTTTTGTcgtagtaattttatatatttttagcagCAAGTACCTGGAACTTGTATTCTCTATatgtctgttttattttttagtgaCCGATGTCATGTTTCGGTTGAAAGAATTCAATCAAATATTCAATCGATCTAGAAAAGTCTACTTTTGATAGAATCTAAAATTTTACCAATGTAGAACTTTGCCTTGGGCGtctatttaaaatgaactatTTACGAAAccatattaagaaaatttctattagtgaaacaaaaatagcaatttttttaatagcaccatataaataaatctataataaGTAACATGCAAAAACATATCTGACCAACTATGATAGAGCAAAAAAGCTCGTCGAGGGCTATTTGCGTCAAGCATGGTACTATtgtattaataagataaacagttaacaaaagaaaataaaagcttgCGTGGATCGGAACGCAGTATAAAGGCACAGGGCGGGTTCCGGCCAGCCACACTAGCTTATGGCGCGCATAATTTAATATCGGCGccactttaaaaataagtttgtatTGTGCAGAGAACCTTCGGCCGCTCGAtatcaatgtatttttaaaatcatatataATTACTTACAAGACAGGTAATCAATGTGTACTTTCAATTTGgtattaaatatcaatttatctggtcatttttattttttctaagttACTCTATACGAGCTTTTGACCGCGACTCCATccagcggaattaaaaaaattaagaagactatgtgttcttctaaaaaatgttctacatctgtgccaaatttcatctagatccgttgagccgtttcgaagacatcttcaaacaaacatccatctaaaaattcgcatttataatattagtaaaatatctCTTTACTTCAATTCTTATATCATTGTAAATATGAAACTGAaaagtgtaattatttaagtgtaaaaGTGTACAAACTTCTGTCAATGTGGACAAAATTGTCATAAAAAGTGTGTAATTATACAATTAGCATAGTCTAGcgcaatgttattaaaattatagcacCCTGTATACCACTGCTGGTCGTTTTCGCTTGTTATGTTGTATAATAAGCTTGCAATTatatactttgttttaatagGTGGACATTTACTTAGAATCACACTATAGAAGTGTGTCTGCTTACTCGCTAAAAATCGTGATAACCGTCAGTGTAAGATGGTTTATAGGAaagttttatacatatttcacAGGATGGGTTTACATACGaatttgatttaaagaaatatatgtgCAAACGTCCGACCACGACTTAAACTAAGCCCTCGTTCTCACAGGCGCTTTTTTATCGCGCGTTAACAAAGCGTTCAAACAGaacaaatacattttcgtttttaatacGGTAACGATTTTGAAATACTACGCTTTTTTATCTATCGCAGAGTTTTAATACGGCATTAAAAAACACCCGTGCGAATGTGGGCTAACATTAATATTCGCGTCTTGtctaataaagttatatttcaccattatttttcttaaaaaatcaatgttgtaaacttttaatctaaataaaaaaaatcgtaccGATAAATTCTGTGGGTATCCACCATGTAAAGCCAGTAAAAGTAGTTCAAACTTGCTGTTATCATTTCTTTCAAAGATACTGAGAAgcatgacaatatgttttagtaGAAAAAATACGTCCAGTGGAAACCGACCGCATTGGCCAAATAACAAAAGCTAGAAGCGAGCAGCTACCACAGATTATCACTCCATTAATTGCCGAGATAAATCTCTTAGTTTTGCGTCGTCATCTCTGCTATAAGAAACTGACATATCAGATCGCACGAGTAATTAAAAGCTGATTTGagatatgttaatataaaagatattctTTGTATTAAAGATTATGTACCCATGTTTGATGGATGTTTTAATGAAGTTCACTGTGTTTGGAATTTAAATTGCTCTATTTCTTCCTGTTAGGTAATGTTGCATTCAATTTaaactagttt
This sequence is a window from Papilio machaon chromosome 3, ilPapMach1.1, whole genome shotgun sequence. Protein-coding genes within it:
- the LOC106711868 gene encoding cysteine-rich with EGF-like domain protein 2 isoform X2, yielding MEFGNLCGYFFVLSFVNLACGNLHAPIINPGILTQSKNLGDCQACKLFIESFKRGLERTSRGKYEGGDAAWEEEKLKKSYKRSEMRLIDIQDGVCKDEKKHAVQCHHMAEKAEEFIEEWWTQDPDESADLFTYLCIDKIQVCCPEHHYGKDCTPCPGDHANICNGNGKCRGDGTRKGNGTCLCDPGYTGEYCMDCDAGYYLSYKDENKMLCSRCHRSCLGGCRQGTQKDCVACKSGYVFDIEEGCQDINECDDINKCKRDQFCVNSLGSYACMACDKSCEGCHGDGPDLCRKCAKGYSKKGELCIADREGEDQSDSLTTTRKEEL
- the LOC106711868 gene encoding cysteine-rich with EGF-like domain protein 2 isoform X1 — encoded protein: MEFGNLCGYFFVLSFVNLACGNLHAPIINPGILTQSKNLGDCQACKLFIESFKRGLERTSRGKYEGGDAAWEEEKLKKSYKRSEMRLIDIQDGVCKDEKKHAVQCHHMAEKAEEFIEEWWTQDPDESADLFTYLCIDKIQVCCPEHHYGKDCTPCPGDHANICNGNGKCRGDGTRKGNGTCLCDPGYTGEYCMDCDAGYYLSYKDENKMLCSRCHRSCLGGCRQGTQKDCVACKSGYVFDIEEGCQDINECDDINKCKRDQFCVNSLGSYACMACDKSCEGCHGDGPDLCRKCAKGYSKKGELCIADREGEDQSDSLTTTRYMTYVGLIIATGILLPKSTTLGSLVGFMVMTYIVGAEYYCMINGHSGLVNLKDYDLSQLFRT